In Janibacter alkaliphilus, the following proteins share a genomic window:
- a CDS encoding MerR family transcriptional regulator, whose product MDVKVKPEAPLLIGELAAATGASPRSLRHYEAQGLIASTRQGNGYRTFDPEVVGQVRRIRRLLDAGFTLASIGVLLPCLEDDAPIGMCPAVAEQVRRAVGELDEQAADLARRRRAIERLVGAG is encoded by the coding sequence ATGGATGTCAAGGTCAAGCCCGAGGCTCCGTTGCTCATCGGCGAGCTCGCGGCCGCCACCGGTGCCTCGCCCCGGTCGCTGCGGCACTACGAGGCGCAGGGGCTCATCGCCTCGACCCGGCAGGGCAACGGGTATCGCACCTTCGACCCGGAGGTCGTCGGCCAGGTGCGGCGGATCCGTCGGCTGCTGGACGCCGGCTTCACGCTGGCCTCCATCGGGGTGCTGCTGCCCTGCCTGGAGGACGACGCCCCGATCGGCATGTGCCCGGCCGTGGCCGAGCAGGTGCGCCGGGCCGTGGGCGAGCTGGACGAGCAGGCGGCCGACCTCGCCCGCCGGCGCCGCGCCATCGAGCGGCTCGTGGGCGCCGGCTGA
- a CDS encoding ABC transporter permease → MSTAADADTAAGGSGGGRRSRTKGDRGALDARERRRSSRTAYLLLLPGVAWLVIFFVVPVVQLFTVSLQSDFPGYPGYYYRDVNVGNYLSALAEFWPHMLRSLLFGALATFFAFILAYPLAYALAFKAGRWRPVMLICVIAPFFTSFVLRTIAWRQILADDGILASTLRTLHLLPGDRITETWVAVVAGLTYNFLPFMVLPIYASLERADPRVIEAGSDLYGNGLTTFARVTLPMSLPGVLAGTLLTFIPAAGDYVNAELLGSDRSTKMVGNVIESQFFRVPGGYDTAAALSFTLMAIILALVFLYVRRFGTEELV, encoded by the coding sequence GGCCGCCGCAGCAGGACGAAGGGGGACCGCGGCGCCCTGGACGCCCGCGAGCGGCGCCGGTCGTCGCGCACCGCCTACCTGCTGCTGCTGCCCGGCGTCGCCTGGCTGGTCATCTTCTTCGTCGTCCCGGTCGTGCAGCTCTTCACCGTCTCGCTGCAGAGCGACTTCCCCGGCTACCCGGGCTACTACTACCGCGACGTCAACGTCGGCAACTACCTCTCCGCGCTGGCCGAGTTCTGGCCGCACATGCTGCGCTCGCTGCTCTTCGGGGCGCTGGCCACCTTCTTCGCCTTCATCCTCGCCTACCCGCTGGCGTACGCGCTGGCCTTCAAGGCCGGCCGGTGGCGCCCGGTGATGCTCATCTGCGTCATCGCGCCCTTCTTCACCAGCTTCGTGCTGCGCACCATCGCCTGGCGCCAGATCCTCGCCGACGACGGGATCCTCGCCTCCACGCTGCGCACCCTGCACCTGCTGCCCGGGGACCGGATCACCGAGACCTGGGTGGCCGTGGTCGCCGGTCTGACGTACAACTTCCTGCCTTTCATGGTGCTGCCGATCTACGCCTCGCTGGAACGGGCCGACCCGCGGGTCATCGAGGCCGGCAGCGACCTCTACGGCAACGGGCTGACCACCTTCGCCCGGGTCACCCTGCCGATGAGCCTGCCCGGGGTGCTCGCCGGCACCCTGCTGACCTTCATCCCGGCGGCCGGCGACTACGTCAACGCCGAGCTGCTCGGTTCCGACCGCAGCACGAAGATGGTCGGCAACGTCATCGAGAGCCAGTTCTTCCGAGTCCCCGGCGGCTACGACACGGCTGCCGCGCTGAGCTTCACGCTGATGGCGATCATCCTCGCCCTCGTCTTCCTCTACGTCCGCCGCTTCGGCACCGAGGAGCTGGTCTGA
- a CDS encoding APC family permease yields MTDRTDPGRAAADLASPQGVTLKRALGLPALVLFGLAYLVPLTVFTTYGIVTEETGGRVALAYCVTTLAMVFTAFSYARMVRAYPVAGSAYTYAQKSFGGHVGFLTGWSLMLDYLFLPMLNYLVIGIYLEAQFPAVPLWVWVLLAIALVTVLNVVGITSIARASSIIIAVQAVFIVVFIALALTDLGGSGELVNPFVGDGSVTGVGPVLAGAAILCLSFLGFDAVSTMAEEATDATRDIPRAILLVTVGGGAMFVVLSSVAQLALPATSFADPDSASLDVMDAVAGSWLGDFFTAAYVAGCIGSALTSQASVTRIMFVMGRDGVLPRPLAHLAARWRTPVVAIGLVSVVSLLATVIDLGLLASVVSFGALIAFSAVNLSVIKHYAIDEGRRGGADLGRYLLMPGIGFAMSVWLWTSLSQQSLTTGLIWLAVGVVYLVWLTRGFRRPPPEMDFAEAA; encoded by the coding sequence GTGACCGATCGCACCGATCCCGGACGTGCCGCCGCCGACCTGGCCTCGCCCCAGGGGGTGACCCTCAAGCGAGCGCTCGGGCTGCCGGCGCTGGTCCTCTTCGGACTCGCCTACCTCGTCCCGCTGACCGTCTTCACCACCTACGGCATCGTCACCGAGGAGACCGGCGGGCGGGTGGCGCTGGCCTACTGCGTCACCACGCTGGCGATGGTCTTCACCGCCTTCAGCTACGCCCGGATGGTGCGCGCCTACCCGGTGGCCGGCTCGGCGTACACCTACGCGCAGAAGTCCTTCGGCGGGCACGTCGGCTTCCTCACCGGGTGGTCGCTGATGCTCGACTACCTCTTCCTGCCGATGCTCAACTACCTCGTCATCGGTATCTACCTCGAGGCGCAGTTCCCGGCGGTGCCGCTGTGGGTGTGGGTGCTGCTGGCGATCGCCCTGGTCACCGTGCTCAACGTCGTCGGGATCACGAGCATCGCCCGGGCCAGCTCGATCATCATCGCCGTCCAGGCGGTCTTCATCGTCGTCTTCATCGCCCTGGCGCTGACCGACCTCGGCGGCTCCGGCGAGCTGGTCAACCCCTTCGTCGGGGACGGCTCGGTGACCGGGGTCGGGCCGGTGCTGGCCGGGGCGGCGATCCTCTGCCTGAGCTTCCTCGGCTTCGACGCGGTCTCGACGATGGCCGAGGAGGCCACCGACGCCACCCGGGACATCCCGCGGGCCATCCTGCTCGTCACCGTCGGCGGCGGCGCGATGTTCGTCGTCCTCTCCTCGGTGGCCCAGCTGGCGCTGCCGGCGACGAGCTTCGCCGACCCGGACTCGGCGTCGCTGGACGTCATGGACGCCGTGGCCGGGTCGTGGCTGGGCGACTTCTTCACCGCCGCCTACGTCGCCGGCTGCATCGGCAGCGCGCTCACCTCGCAGGCCTCGGTCACCCGGATCATGTTCGTGATGGGGCGCGACGGGGTGCTGCCCCGGCCGCTGGCCCACCTGGCGGCGCGGTGGCGGACCCCGGTCGTGGCGATCGGACTGGTCTCGGTGGTGTCCCTGCTCGCGACGGTCATCGATCTCGGGCTGCTCGCCTCGGTGGTCAGCTTCGGCGCGCTCATCGCCTTCTCCGCGGTGAACCTCTCGGTGATCAAGCACTACGCGATCGACGAAGGGCGGCGCGGCGGCGCCGACCTCGGGCGCTACCTGCTCATGCCGGGCATCGGCTTCGCCATGTCGGTGTGGCTGTGGACCTCGCTGAGCCAGCAGTCGCTGACCACCGGGCTGATCTGGCTGGCCGTCGGTGTCGTCTACCTCGTGTGGCTGACCCGCGGCTTCCGGCGGCCGCCGCCGGAGATGGACTTCGCCGAGGCGGCGTGA
- a CDS encoding alpha/beta fold hydrolase, whose product MEIHSAPRTPSPAAEPVHPLVRLGDGPPLAVAHGAGGGIVANVGELAEHLPGRTLLGLDYPGVDGQIPQTPLTLDRLADDLVAATVAEGHDRFPLLGVSLGSAVAVTAALRHPERITALVLTVGFARPDAQSTAFARLYQDLALADREQDLARLLVLCSGSPGALAGIDDVDAAVAATVADGAGRHRALATHMDLVLRVDLSAADLAQVRQPSLVVGAGADRIVLPSSTRALAQAVPGARHVELPDAGHIFAGDEVAVWAGHVARFLDEHDR is encoded by the coding sequence ATGGAGATCCATTCCGCGCCCCGCACCCCTTCCCCTGCTGCCGAGCCCGTTCACCCGCTCGTCCGGCTGGGAGACGGTCCGCCGCTGGCTGTCGCCCACGGCGCCGGCGGCGGCATCGTGGCGAACGTCGGCGAGCTGGCCGAGCACCTGCCCGGCCGCACGCTCCTCGGGCTGGACTACCCCGGCGTCGACGGTCAGATCCCGCAGACGCCGCTGACCCTGGACCGGCTGGCCGACGACCTCGTCGCCGCGACGGTCGCCGAGGGGCACGACCGCTTCCCGCTGCTCGGGGTCTCGCTGGGCAGCGCGGTCGCGGTCACCGCCGCGCTGCGCCACCCGGAGCGGATCACCGCGCTCGTGCTCACGGTCGGCTTCGCCCGGCCGGACGCGCAGAGCACCGCCTTCGCCCGGCTCTACCAGGACCTCGCCCTCGCCGACCGGGAGCAGGACCTGGCCCGGCTGCTCGTGCTGTGCAGCGGCAGCCCCGGCGCCCTCGCCGGGATCGACGACGTCGACGCCGCGGTCGCCGCGACGGTCGCGGACGGCGCCGGTCGCCACCGCGCGCTGGCCACCCACATGGACCTGGTCCTGCGGGTGGACCTCAGCGCCGCCGACCTGGCGCAGGTACGCCAACCCTCCCTCGTCGTCGGTGCCGGCGCCGACCGGATCGTGCTGCCCTCCTCCACCCGCGCGCTGGCGCAGGCCGTCCCCGGCGCCCGGCACGTCGAGCTGCCGGACGCCGGGCACATCTTCGCCGGGGACGAGGTGGCGGTCTGGGCGGGCCATGTCGCGCGCTTCCTCGACGAGCACGACCGATGA
- a CDS encoding nitrilase-related carbon-nitrogen hydrolase produces MTRGHVRSLRLALWQCAPVPREPATNLDRLRTVAGRAAEQGAQVLLTPEATLTGYDIGALDDGLVAGAVDQVVEVARETGIALVVGVLRRDAQGVWRNSAVLALPGDDPVVYDKAHLFGDLDRSRFVAGERTHGAAVIDGVPVATLVCYDVEHPEAVRSAVLDGARLVLVPTANMHPFAGVNDLLVPARALENGVPVAYANHCGQEAETRYLGRSLVAGPDGAVLARAGGAQEELLVVDVPVAIPVEAEGTPERDAADWGYLRDRRPELYGSLVAGRGTAGQATTDHRPSEER; encoded by the coding sequence ATGACCCGCGGGCACGTCAGGAGCCTGCGGCTCGCGCTGTGGCAGTGCGCCCCGGTGCCCCGGGAGCCGGCGACCAACCTCGACCGGCTCCGCACGGTGGCGGGGCGCGCCGCGGAGCAGGGCGCCCAGGTGCTGCTCACGCCGGAGGCGACGCTCACCGGCTACGACATCGGCGCGCTGGACGACGGGCTCGTCGCCGGTGCCGTGGACCAGGTCGTCGAGGTGGCGCGCGAGACCGGCATCGCGCTCGTCGTCGGGGTGCTGCGCCGGGACGCGCAGGGTGTCTGGCGCAACTCGGCGGTGCTCGCCCTCCCGGGTGACGACCCGGTGGTCTACGACAAGGCCCACCTCTTCGGCGACCTCGACCGGTCCCGGTTCGTCGCGGGGGAGCGCACCCACGGCGCCGCGGTCATCGACGGCGTCCCGGTGGCGACCCTGGTCTGCTACGACGTCGAGCACCCCGAGGCGGTGCGGTCCGCGGTGCTCGACGGCGCCCGGCTGGTGCTCGTGCCCACGGCGAACATGCACCCCTTCGCCGGGGTCAACGACCTGCTCGTCCCGGCCCGCGCCCTGGAGAACGGGGTGCCGGTCGCCTACGCCAACCACTGCGGCCAGGAAGCGGAGACCCGCTACCTCGGCCGCAGCCTCGTCGCCGGGCCGGACGGCGCCGTGCTGGCCCGTGCCGGGGGCGCGCAGGAGGAGCTGCTCGTCGTCGACGTCCCGGTCGCCATCCCCGTCGAGGCCGAGGGCACCCCGGAGCGGGACGCCGCCGACTGGGGCTACCTGCGCGACCGCCGCCCGGAGCTCTACGGGTCGCTGGTGGCCGGTCGCGGCACCGCCGGTCAGGCGACGACGGACCACCGACCGAGCGAGGAGAGATGA
- a CDS encoding saccharopine dehydrogenase family protein, translated as MRVLMIGAGGVGDAAAKIAATRGFAQRWVVADADPERAARTVAAAVARDTHAGDEPRFVAAQVDASDAAAVTRLAVEHEATHVLNAVDPRFVMPIFEGALAAGADYLDMAMSLSRPHPERPYEQVGVKLGDEQLARAGAWEAAGRLALVGIGVEPGLSDVFARYAADELFTEIDELGTRDGANLVVRDEDGQEVFAPGFSMWTIIEECLNPPVVWERARAEAAPRTSDGQVDVEAGFATLPPFAEPEVFDFPEGIGPVECVHVEHEEVLLMPRWVEAQRVTFKYGLGEEMIAMLRQLHTLGLDSTDPVTVKGVQVSPRDVVAAVLPDPATIGPRMKGKTCAGLLVTGTGTDGRPREVYLYHVVDNADTMREADAQAVVWQTAINPVVALELLAAGTWAGTGVRGPESFDARPFLELLAADAPRGYGSPWGLQERTPSTTA; from the coding sequence ATGCGGGTCCTCATGATCGGCGCCGGCGGGGTCGGCGACGCGGCCGCGAAGATCGCCGCCACCCGAGGCTTCGCGCAGCGGTGGGTGGTCGCCGACGCCGACCCGGAGCGGGCGGCGCGGACCGTGGCGGCCGCCGTCGCCCGGGACACCCACGCCGGTGACGAGCCGCGCTTCGTCGCCGCGCAGGTGGACGCCTCGGACGCTGCGGCGGTGACCCGGCTGGCGGTCGAGCACGAGGCGACGCACGTGCTCAACGCCGTCGACCCGCGCTTCGTCATGCCGATCTTCGAGGGGGCGCTGGCCGCCGGGGCGGACTACCTCGACATGGCCATGTCGCTCTCCCGGCCGCACCCCGAGCGGCCCTACGAGCAGGTGGGCGTCAAGCTCGGCGACGAGCAGCTCGCCCGGGCCGGGGCGTGGGAGGCCGCCGGCCGCCTGGCCCTCGTCGGGATCGGTGTCGAGCCGGGCCTGTCCGACGTCTTCGCCCGCTACGCCGCCGACGAGCTCTTCACCGAGATCGACGAGCTCGGCACCCGGGACGGGGCCAACCTCGTCGTCCGCGACGAGGACGGTCAGGAGGTCTTCGCCCCCGGCTTCTCGATGTGGACGATCATCGAGGAGTGCCTCAACCCGCCGGTGGTGTGGGAGCGCGCCCGGGCCGAGGCGGCACCACGGACGAGCGACGGGCAGGTGGACGTCGAGGCGGGCTTCGCCACGCTGCCGCCCTTCGCCGAGCCGGAGGTCTTCGACTTCCCCGAGGGCATCGGCCCGGTCGAGTGCGTGCACGTCGAGCACGAGGAGGTGCTGCTCATGCCGCGCTGGGTGGAGGCGCAGCGGGTCACCTTCAAGTACGGGCTCGGCGAGGAGATGATCGCCATGCTCCGCCAGCTGCACACCCTCGGCCTGGACTCCACCGACCCCGTGACGGTGAAGGGGGTGCAGGTCAGCCCGCGGGACGTCGTCGCCGCCGTGCTGCCGGACCCGGCCACCATCGGCCCGCGGATGAAGGGCAAGACGTGCGCCGGGCTGCTCGTCACCGGGACCGGCACCGACGGTCGGCCGCGCGAGGTGTACCTCTACCACGTCGTCGACAACGCCGACACGATGCGCGAGGCGGACGCCCAGGCGGTGGTCTGGCAGACCGCGATCAACCCGGTGGTCGCGCTCGAGCTGCTCGCCGCCGGCACCTGGGCCGGCACCGGGGTGCGCGGGCCGGAGTCCTTCGACGCGCGCCCCTTCCTCGAGCTGCTCGCCGCCGACGCGCCGCGCGGCTACGGCTCGCCGTGGGGCCTGCAGGAGCGCACCCCGAGCACCACCGCATGA
- a CDS encoding amidohydrolase, with protein sequence MSDPGPMLLTGPAWSACTGDVDALAVADGRIVATGDAARSWAEETGAEAVDVAGLLVPALGDGHAHPLFGGLEAEGPQVRPCTSVAEIVAEVAAYAEAHPELAVIRGASYDGSLVDGGAFDARWLDEAVPDRPVVLRAWDYHTVWVNSRALELAGITAQTPDPPLGEIARRDDGSPLGTLREWGAVDLVTAAVGEWELEPMVRAIERAGQAYAALGITWVQDAWVTEVELPAWIAAAEQGRLPVRVDLALYADPRRWPQDRERLRAMRQQVRDLAHPLLRAETVKLFADGVVENATAALLEDYETLIDGRPPSDHDGCGCPGDGMLVWPADLLAEAVAAVDADGFQPHIHAIGDRAVRVALDAVEHADRVNGRRDRRAVIAHVQLVDEADRARFAELGVIANAEPLWAQLDDLMTVLTVPRLGAERIARQYCFADLDDRGTTLSVGSDWPVSSADPFEGMAVACSRQTEQRHPPGGWTPEQRLPVETALTAATAGTAYQSFRAAGCLDPGCQVHGDDGPGPVADLTELTLDPRRLPDPRDIDQVRARRTWLAGRLIHESSTTERRGDP encoded by the coding sequence ATGAGCGACCCGGGCCCGATGCTGCTCACCGGACCGGCCTGGTCGGCCTGCACCGGTGACGTCGACGCGCTCGCCGTCGCCGACGGTCGGATCGTCGCCACCGGCGACGCGGCCCGCTCCTGGGCCGAGGAGACCGGTGCCGAGGCGGTCGACGTCGCCGGGCTGCTCGTGCCCGCGCTCGGCGACGGCCACGCCCACCCCCTCTTCGGCGGGCTGGAGGCCGAGGGTCCGCAGGTGCGTCCGTGCACCAGCGTCGCCGAGATCGTCGCCGAGGTGGCCGCCTACGCCGAGGCCCACCCGGAGCTCGCGGTGATCCGCGGCGCCTCCTACGACGGCAGCCTCGTCGACGGCGGCGCCTTCGACGCGCGCTGGCTCGACGAGGCGGTGCCCGACCGGCCGGTCGTGCTGCGGGCCTGGGACTACCACACGGTGTGGGTCAACAGCCGCGCCCTGGAGCTCGCCGGGATTACCGCGCAGACCCCCGACCCGCCGCTGGGCGAGATCGCCCGCCGCGACGACGGCAGCCCGCTGGGCACCCTGCGCGAGTGGGGTGCGGTGGACCTGGTCACCGCCGCCGTCGGGGAGTGGGAGCTCGAGCCGATGGTCCGGGCGATCGAGCGGGCCGGACAGGCCTACGCGGCGCTGGGGATCACCTGGGTGCAGGACGCCTGGGTGACAGAGGTCGAGCTGCCCGCCTGGATCGCCGCCGCCGAGCAGGGTCGGCTGCCGGTGCGCGTCGACCTCGCGCTCTACGCCGACCCGCGCCGCTGGCCGCAGGACCGGGAGCGGCTGCGCGCGATGCGCCAGCAGGTCCGCGACCTGGCGCACCCGCTGCTGCGCGCCGAGACGGTCAAGCTCTTCGCCGACGGGGTCGTCGAGAACGCCACCGCCGCGCTGCTGGAGGACTACGAGACGCTCATCGACGGCCGCCCGCCGAGCGACCACGACGGGTGCGGCTGCCCCGGCGACGGCATGCTCGTCTGGCCCGCCGACCTGCTCGCCGAGGCCGTCGCGGCCGTCGACGCCGACGGCTTCCAGCCGCACATCCACGCCATCGGCGACCGCGCGGTGCGGGTGGCCCTCGACGCGGTCGAGCACGCCGACCGGGTCAACGGGCGCCGCGACCGGCGGGCGGTGATCGCGCACGTCCAGCTCGTCGACGAGGCCGACCGGGCCCGCTTCGCCGAGCTCGGGGTGATCGCCAACGCCGAGCCGCTGTGGGCGCAGCTGGACGACCTCATGACTGTGCTCACCGTGCCCCGGCTGGGGGCGGAGCGGATCGCCCGGCAGTACTGCTTCGCCGACCTCGACGACCGCGGCACCACCCTCAGCGTCGGCTCCGACTGGCCGGTCAGCTCCGCCGACCCCTTCGAGGGCATGGCGGTGGCCTGCTCCCGGCAGACCGAGCAGCGGCACCCGCCCGGCGGCTGGACACCGGAGCAGCGGCTGCCGGTGGAGACCGCGCTGACCGCGGCCACGGCCGGGACTGCCTACCAGTCCTTCCGGGCCGCCGGCTGCCTCGACCCCGGCTGCCAGGTCCACGGCGACGACGGGCCCGGCCCGGTGGCCGACCTCACCGAGCTGACCCTCGACCCGCGCCGGCTGCCCGACCCGCGGGACATCGACCAGGTCCGGGCCCGCCGCACCTGGCTGGCCGGCCGCCTCATCCACGAGAGCAGCACCACCGAGCGAAGGGGAGACCCGTGA
- a CDS encoding beta-eliminating lyase-related protein, with translation MSSDPTPFAPLHDVSVRGFASDNYAGTHPEVLAALVASDGGHQVAYGEDVYTERLQEVVRGHFGDQAQAWPVLNGTGANVIALQAVTDRWESVICTSSAHIHVDEAAAPERMGGIKLHAVATPDGKLTPELIGTVPVREGDEHWPQVRVVSITQTTEVGTLYSPEEIRAIADHVHERGWVLHLDGARIANAAAALDLPLRAFTTDAGVDLVSLGGTKAGAMLAEAVVVLSPERVRGLPWLRKQSMQLASKMRFVSAQLLALYDGDLYLRTAGQANAMAARLEDAVRHIDGVTLTTPAQANAVFPILDPQVADRLAARFRFYPWDEATNQYRWMCSWDTTEGDVDAFVAALREELSR, from the coding sequence GTGAGCAGCGATCCCACCCCCTTCGCCCCCCTGCACGACGTCTCGGTCCGCGGCTTCGCCAGCGACAACTACGCCGGGACGCACCCCGAGGTGCTGGCCGCGCTGGTCGCTTCCGACGGCGGGCACCAGGTGGCCTACGGCGAGGACGTCTACACCGAGCGGCTGCAGGAGGTGGTGCGCGGCCACTTCGGCGACCAGGCGCAGGCGTGGCCGGTGCTCAACGGCACCGGCGCCAACGTCATCGCCCTGCAGGCGGTGACCGACCGGTGGGAGTCGGTGATCTGCACCAGCAGCGCGCACATCCACGTCGACGAGGCCGCCGCCCCGGAGCGGATGGGCGGGATCAAGCTGCACGCGGTGGCGACCCCGGACGGCAAGCTCACCCCGGAGCTCATCGGCACCGTGCCGGTGCGCGAGGGCGACGAGCACTGGCCGCAGGTCCGGGTCGTCTCGATCACCCAGACCACCGAGGTCGGCACGCTCTACTCCCCCGAGGAGATCCGGGCGATCGCCGATCACGTGCACGAGCGCGGCTGGGTGCTGCACCTCGACGGTGCCCGGATCGCCAACGCCGCGGCGGCCCTCGACCTGCCGCTGCGGGCCTTCACCACCGACGCCGGGGTCGACCTCGTCTCGCTCGGCGGGACCAAGGCCGGCGCCATGCTCGCCGAGGCGGTGGTGGTCCTGTCTCCGGAGCGGGTGCGCGGGCTGCCGTGGCTGCGCAAGCAGTCGATGCAGCTGGCCAGCAAGATGCGCTTCGTCTCGGCGCAGCTGCTCGCGCTCTACGACGGCGACCTCTACCTGCGCACCGCCGGGCAGGCGAACGCCATGGCCGCACGGCTGGAGGACGCGGTCCGCCACATCGACGGGGTCACCCTGACCACCCCGGCCCAGGCGAACGCGGTCTTCCCGATCCTCGACCCGCAGGTGGCCGACCGGCTGGCGGCGCGCTTCCGCTTCTACCCCTGGGACGAGGCGACCAACCAGTACCGCTGGATGTGCTCCTGGGACACCACCGAGGGCGACGTCGACGCCTTCGTCGCCGCCCTCCGCGAAGAGCTCTCCCGCTGA
- a CDS encoding ABC transporter permease, which translates to MRRLTRWIGDRFAMIAAVLVLLYLFLPVLYVFIFSFNDYRRNNLTWNSDAGPTLKHWANPCGAPGICEALGNSLKVGLLATLVATVLGTMIAIALVRYRFRGKGAGNMLVFVPMATPEIVLGASLLTIFVQGFSNVGLRLGFWTIVIAHIMFCLSFVVVTVRARLQSLDPRLEEAAQDLFAGPGETFMRVTLPLIMPGVAGAAMLAFSLSFDDFIITNFVSGDTNTFPKFVYVSYLRGIPAQANVIGFSLFVIAVVLVVLGQRISMARANP; encoded by the coding sequence ATGCGCCGCCTGACCCGGTGGATCGGGGACCGCTTCGCGATGATCGCGGCCGTCCTCGTCCTGCTCTACCTCTTCCTGCCGGTGCTGTACGTCTTCATCTTCAGCTTCAACGACTACCGGCGGAACAACCTCACCTGGAACTCCGACGCCGGTCCGACGCTGAAGCACTGGGCCAACCCGTGCGGGGCGCCCGGGATCTGCGAGGCGCTCGGCAACAGCCTCAAGGTCGGCCTGCTGGCGACCCTGGTGGCCACCGTGCTGGGCACGATGATCGCCATCGCCCTGGTGCGCTACCGCTTCCGCGGCAAGGGCGCCGGCAACATGCTCGTCTTCGTGCCGATGGCCACCCCGGAGATCGTGCTCGGCGCGAGCCTGCTGACGATCTTCGTCCAGGGCTTCAGCAACGTCGGTCTGCGGCTGGGCTTCTGGACCATCGTCATCGCGCACATCATGTTCTGCCTGAGCTTCGTCGTGGTCACCGTGCGCGCCCGGCTGCAGAGCCTCGACCCGCGCCTGGAGGAGGCCGCGCAGGACCTCTTCGCCGGGCCTGGCGAGACCTTCATGCGGGTGACCCTGCCGCTGATCATGCCCGGTGTCGCCGGCGCCGCCATGCTGGCGTTCAGCTTGAGCTTCGACGACTTCATCATCACGAACTTCGTCAGCGGCGACACCAACACCTTCCCCAAGTTCGTCTACGTCAGCTACCTGCGCGGCATCCCCGCGCAGGCCAACGTCATCGGCTTCTCGCTCTTCGTCATCGCCGTGGTCCTCGTCGTGCTGGGCCAGCGGATCTCGATGGCTCGGGCGAACCCCTGA
- a CDS encoding MFS transporter has protein sequence MTRSVTLAAALFVYLVAELVPVGLLPEMAADLHVPPGRVASLVGWYAAVAAVCGLPASALARRWPRRRVLVASMALLSASQVVVAVAPTLEVVAAARGASAVAHVVVWATVPLVAAEGASRDQVGRAVGRVFYGTSAATVLGVPAATWAGQLLGWRVVPALLALGAAAVALALTRLLPDDPSPRSAGHPERASGSRRAATGPVIATIAATLLAVLAAYTVYPFLSLVAERAGLDGTTYAWLLAAFGVAGIVGVRVASVGLDRRPNLAPATVVVAATTLPLLTLVPGALPTAAAIPLWGAPMAALPVVLQGTLVRLTGPGGDLASGAYVVAYQVGIAAGTWLGGVVGGERAWTAALLGLATVPVVLVASRSGARAEQDPGLRPASGRSAPARSRSSGS, from the coding sequence ATGACCCGGTCGGTCACCCTCGCCGCCGCTCTCTTCGTCTACCTCGTCGCCGAGCTGGTGCCGGTGGGTCTGCTGCCCGAGATGGCCGCGGACCTGCACGTCCCGCCGGGCCGGGTGGCCTCGCTCGTCGGCTGGTACGCCGCGGTGGCGGCCGTCTGCGGCCTGCCTGCCTCGGCGCTGGCGCGGCGCTGGCCCCGGCGGCGGGTGCTGGTGGCCTCGATGGCGCTGCTGTCGGCGAGCCAGGTCGTCGTGGCGGTGGCGCCGACGCTCGAGGTCGTCGCCGCTGCCCGGGGCGCGAGCGCCGTCGCGCACGTCGTCGTGTGGGCGACGGTCCCGCTCGTGGCCGCCGAGGGTGCGTCCCGCGACCAGGTCGGCCGCGCCGTCGGGCGGGTCTTCTACGGCACCAGCGCCGCCACCGTGCTCGGGGTCCCCGCGGCCACCTGGGCTGGTCAGCTGCTCGGGTGGCGGGTCGTCCCGGCGCTGCTGGCGCTGGGTGCGGCGGCGGTCGCGCTGGCCCTGACCCGGCTGCTGCCCGACGACCCGTCACCCCGGTCGGCCGGACACCCCGAGCGTGCCTCGGGCAGCCGCCGAGCCGCGACCGGGCCGGTGATCGCGACGATCGCCGCCACCCTGCTGGCGGTGCTGGCCGCCTACACGGTCTACCCCTTCCTCAGCCTGGTCGCCGAGCGTGCGGGGCTGGACGGCACCACGTACGCCTGGCTGCTCGCCGCCTTCGGCGTCGCCGGGATCGTCGGTGTCCGGGTCGCCTCGGTCGGGCTGGACCGACGTCCGAACCTGGCGCCCGCGACGGTCGTCGTCGCGGCCACCACGCTCCCGCTGCTGACCCTCGTCCCGGGAGCGCTACCGACGGCCGCCGCCATCCCGTTGTGGGGTGCGCCGATGGCCGCGCTGCCGGTGGTGCTGCAGGGCACCCTGGTGCGCCTCACCGGGCCGGGCGGCGACCTCGCGTCCGGGGCGTACGTCGTGGCCTACCAGGTGGGGATCGCTGCCGGCACGTGGCTGGGTGGGGTGGTCGGCGGCGAGCGTGCCTGGACCGCAGCGCTGCTCGGCCTGGCGACGGTGCCGGTGGTGCTGGTGGCGTCGCGGTCGGGCGCGCGGGCCGAGCAGGACCCGGGCCTCAGGCCAGCGTCAGGTCGAAGCGCACCTGCCCGGAGCAGATCGAGCGGATCGTGA